From Lucilia cuprina isolate Lc7/37 chromosome 4, ASM2204524v1, whole genome shotgun sequence:
actatagactgtactatagactagactaaagactagactatagactagactatagactagactatagactagactatagactagactatagactagactatagactagactatagactagactatagactagactatagactagactatagactagactatagactagactatagactagactatagactagactatagactagactgtagactagactatagactagactatagactagactataggctagactaattaactaactatctaactaactaactaactaagtaactaaataactaactaactaactaactaactaactaactaacttactaacttactaactaactaactaaataactaactaactaactaactaactaactaactaactaactaactaactaactaactaactaaataactaactaactaactaactaactaactaactaactaactaactaactaactaactaactaactaactaactaactaactaactaactaattaactaactgactaactaactaactaactaactaactaactaactaactaactaactaactaactaactaactaactaactaactaactaactaactaagtaactaaataactaactaactaactgactaattaactaactgcTGAGAGATTATAACTCAGTAGATTCTCAAGCGATTTAAGGTTTCTTACCAGATTTAGAAGAAGAAGCTGAGGTCTTTGAAAGTGCTTAAAGGTTTGAAAAATCGGGTTTTTACTTGTAGCTTAAGATTTTAGAGGTATCTCCAAACACATTCTTGTTTTACTAGGATCCCACTTTCAGAAAAATAGTCTAGAGGACCAGTATTTCTTTATAGTAAAGAAGTTTATGTTCTgcggaaaatgttttttttttcacaaaaaaattgtatataaagggattttttgtgattgaaagaaaaaactttttgtggGGGACAAGTTAAATTTTGGGTGAAAAAGCGTTGTTGTTTCGCAGAGTAAAATTTctaatgtttgaataaaaatgcgaaatttttaacaacagaTTTAAAAACTACTCCGAAATAACTTTTATATCAGTTAGTGCAACAGCAACTTACCTCATATGGAAGACACACAATTTTGGCATTTAAATTATCCATATCAGCCACGTAGAATTTACCGCGAGCATGCATCATAGGAGTTTTCATGGCATCTTCTGAGGTCATAAAGAAGAATTCATCCACCTCACGTTCTTCCTTGAATTCAGTAGCCCAATTGCCTCTAAAGTAAAGGCCattaaaaagtaacatttttgttttggagCCAATATCACGGCCAGTAATAGAATTAGCACTTAGAGCAGAAGTTATGTCATCTCTGCGGAAAAGACTACGACCACTAAAAGCCTgttgaaagaaaagaaaatctaatttaaaattgacGTTTaaagttttctccctttttaaactgtaataaCAAAAACGTGattcaattatatatttttttctatattatctTCTCTACTTACACTTCGGGCTGAACTGACATGCGTCTCTAAAGCCATCATTATTTCAGCTGGTGAACCTTTAGAGGCTTCATCTAAAACAGTTTCCAGTTTTTGCAATGGCAATGTTACCTTTTCAGGTTCATTGGACTCTAAGACTTCTTGTATGGGTATTAATAACTTGCCGGTTGCTTCAGCATCAGTTTCTTCGTCTTCTTTATAAGTTTTCAAgactttttcattttcttgtaCAGTTTCATTTTCCTCTAAGTTCAAGTCATCTTCACGTTTAGTTTGATCCTTAGAATCAAGAACACCAACATTATTATCATCGTTGCTGGTTATGCTGCTGGCATCAGCAACTGGTTTTTCATcaagattttctattttttcattcaattcAAGTGCAGGCTGTTTAGTTTCTTCTTCTTCGTTATTTATTTGTGCTGTTGTAGTGGCCTTAAGATCATTTTCAGTTTGTGCCTCTTCtggttgctgctgttgttgttgttctttcttAATCTCTTCAATTATTTGTGGTTTTTCCACATACTGTTTATCATCAACAAAACGATCAAATTTAGAGGTTTCTTTCTCTATAAATTCTTCACCATAATTGTCGGTGTAAGAACCAACAGTTGTGAATCCCAAACCATGAgtatcatcatcgtcatcatcatcaatcTTTAAACGTTTTAATGTCTCAAAACCTATTACATCTTTACTATTGCTGGTAGTACCATCCAAATCTATAAAACGATCTGGTTCAAAGGCATCAAATTCATCACGACTTATATCTTTAACATCTACATAATAGTTGTCTCGTACTAATTGCTTGAACTCATCTCTGGCCGTAAAGTTGCGATAGATATAAAGCCAAGTTTGAAAAGAAGGTTCTGCGCCTAATATTTTAGTTTGATATTTGGATAGTATAGTTTTAAAAGAATTCCTCAGAGAGGTACGTTCTTTTGGATAACCCAAAACTTTGTAGAATTCATCATAGGTATCACCTTGTGTAGCTTCAGCTAAAATTGCCAACATAGTGGTGACACCGAGTGGAGAATGCACTTGATTGCCATCAATGTCATTATAGGATTTTAGTAGATTTGTAGCAATTATTTGAGAAGCTTTGCTAGCGTAAGATGTTTCCTCATCGGTCTTAGTGGGCAAAGCTGTTATGAAGCTTAGGCCGAATAATACAAGCgctataagaaatatataaatgattGAAGTTAGATTATTGTATCTGTAATATTGttcaaatattcaatataagctgtttgtgtttaaaaatgttagtCCGGGAAACCTATAGTTAGATCGTAAGAGTGTTAAATATgcagtaaataatttaaaatatgctcttaaatgCAATTCATACCATATATGACTTAAAATAAGAAGATTGTGCACCACCTGTGAGTTTTTTTATTGCCTGCGGACATGGGGTGTTCCTCATGTCCGAAATTCCATAGAGTTTAAAACCTCTGCTCTATCCTGGGCTCTTTTTAAAAGGAATACAAAATGCAACATACATCAAATTTAGAAGCAATTCTTTTCGGGATAagtcttgaaaaaaaaaatcatccaaTTCAGAACGTGACATAAAcggaagattttttaaaaattatgtggaGGTATATTGGTTTTTGTCATTGCGTTTATAACACCGAAATAATGGTCAAAAATTCTGAATACTTAAAAaacaatgtatactggacacattggaaggttatacacaatcattggacgtgcctgatcgtataccagacacagaatatgtcgcaaactttgaaacgctgatcccagatagaatgtcttggtcaatcggaacattagagcaaataccagtaggaatccgttgttacatggatggctctaaattgggagaTTAAGATTActaaatcataacacaagcatccaggcagaagtacgagcaataacggaatgcgttaATTAATATGGCTCctacagcgcttaatatatttgccgacagccagaaggcaattggGGCGATATCAGTAGAGATTCCCAAaggacctcttggaataatgaaacagtgggtagaaccacgaaaatcctatggggtgacccagATGAAAGCaaaacgaaaaatctcctcaaaataagcaagtttgaagttagtatgatagtacgtattctgagggGTCACACAGGATTGccagcacatttatgcaaaattggacgtgcggattcagacgtatgtcgagtatgtggagaggacagtgaaactctcgagcactttctttgccgcTACCAGGCATTCGTCAAAGTTAGATCAAATTATCTTGGAAGTTATGTTATTCCGTCCAATGTCCAATGTCctaatgtccatggacgttatgacaatttAAAAACTGTCACTATGTCCAAGAGCAATGTGAAAGAAAGTCCATGAGTTTTAAAGAGTCCACTTATCAAAAAATGGCTTATTTTAACTAAGCCGGTATTCGAAATTCCCCAGAGTTTAAAACTTCTGCTCCCGGCCAAGGGCCGTCCTTTTTAAAAGGAATCCAAAATACAACATACATCAAATTTAGAAGCAATTCTTTTCGGGATAAGTGTGTCCTTTCTTAATATCTAAACAGAATTTCCAATATATTTCTGATCGTGATACTCCAGAAAACTgtcacaaatattttaattaatatctttaattatatatacccaggaaaaaaagaacttctaaaaaagcgaaaaagaagtagaatagACATAGCAGGGATGTccttttcatttcatattatatttactaCTTCTGAAGACATTCTAAAGAAGTCATTTTTATGttctgtttttttaagttataagcAAGTGAAATTAAGGAATTGCACACATTTAACATAAACCCACAGAATAGCACTTTTTTAACTCGAAAATTtcagtttaaacaaattttattactttcgcttcttcggaagtcaataaacatcacttctacATATGCTAAAAGATTCATTTAGTGCTACTAATTAAGTAATTAAGACACCAATTAAAGTTTAtcaaaatttctgtaaaaatgcactttttccagaaatatttttttccttatgtaaattaattattattattttctttgtcaaattaattaaataaaatttcacttcTATTAAGTATTCACTTACACGCttgcaaaaatttcattttgtctctttttttaaatatcacttttattcacaaagtgtttgtatttgaataatgttaaaaattatattagaataatgtttgtttttttttcaaataatttaattccAAACCAAAACTGTAGTTGACGACGTTACCACGTCTAAAACTTAAATGAAGTGTAGGAAAGTAAATCaaagatttttatgaaaattccaTAACTGGCCTCAGCCAGCAACAACTAACTAAACAAGCGATATTTTCGCTCTCCAACagaaaaagaaagaacaaacaaaacaagaactTGAGAAATGCTGCTGTTGCTTGTATTGCTACcacacacatgtatgtatgtacatatgtatgtaactaaGCCAGGTTAGTAAGAAATAATGCgtttattgctgttgtttttgttgttgctgatagCAACCAAATGTTAAAGCCAAGGTAACTGGCCGGGtacaaagaaagaaataaacaaaattaagagaattataaaagttttacgaTTAAACAAGAGCATGAAGACAACATGAAAgtggttaaatataaaagacTCTGTGTGTGTCTTTCTCCAAAGTCAAGTCATAATAGTCATACATACTTATGCACGCACCTCATAATGAGCGCATAAGTGATGGCATTCTTAACTTCATTATCATGTTATGGGTTATTATTATGCTGCTACCTTATATTTAAAACGAGCACCGTGGGGCGAATGTGTTTTAAAgtgtacaaatttttaaattgataaaatgtttcccataaattaaataaatgaaaatcgaCCAGCTATATGTTAGAATGTGGGGTTTTACAGGCGGTCTAATATGCGTAGCTATACACAGAGGagaaaaatgctttttaaaattatacacgattggtaccaaattgacactaAAGTTCTTTTAATtgtaccctacactactatagtggggagggtattatacgtttatgctgatgtttataacacacaaaaatattggtacaatgcccaccttaaagtataccgatcaattcagaattattttttgagtcCTTTAAGACATGTTCGTCCGCCCGTCTGTTCGGCtggctgtctgtccatgtaaaccttgtgtacaacgtacaggccgcaattttcataataatttgatgaaatttggaccaagcatgtattttggcacaaggacgaagcctattgaaatcggtccattatttcacctagcccccatacaaccgtacctccggttttgggctttttatgccctaattacgtcaaatatactattatctctcacaaataagttttatattagtataaatgacactgcagattttcgtaatgatcggcgcTTATTTgactcccttcagaaaatgacttgaaagtcaaaattcacttataaacagtattaacacttttaaattctacataaattactttgaagtaaacgtgaatttctctaccaaaatttatagggttaggcccatattttcccctactccccCTTGAAGCCacttgtaaaaaaatctatttttttgccaaaaaagtaaaaatattccggaattaagtaaaaacacaaatcaaatgcttaattttttttagtaatcccatttttaacatagtgACTGGTGAAGGgaatcatatggtcggctatgcacgactatacattcattcCTGTTTTAATACTACATGAAGTTGTCTAAACATGATGGCATATTCGATCTATGActacgaaaattttaaaatttattaggaTATCTTTCGGAGTAATTGCAATGTGTTAATAAAGTGACAACACCATGTTGTCAAATAGCAATTTGCGATGCCGAAATGACGCAATTGTAATCAAAATGACTGTTAAAAGTACTGCGTTGGTTATCAAAATGTTAACCAAGTATTGTTTAAATTGTgtacacatccgttgtcaaaatgTTAACGAATGAGGCAATCCGCCATCGATATTATGTTAAACAGGCACATTTATGGAATCAATTGATTGTTAATAACATATGTCATAAAGTGTATAACTCATAGGCCAAATTATACTTTGCTTGTAGATCTAGCTGTTAAAAATACGAATCTGGATTTGTTCATTTCAGCAAGTCTGAAACATCcataaattgagaaaaatttgGATGACATTTCTCTGTTATTGTATGAAGAACTTACACActgtttcaatttaatttcaaaaaatccctTGATATTACTGAGATAACGTCACCTGTTGTTCTATTCTGAGTTATATCTCAGGTTAAGCCTTTATTATAAAGTCGATAGATTGGTGTTTCAAATG
This genomic window contains:
- the LOC111675375 gene encoding serpin B13, yielding MKFLQASLVLFGLSFITALPTKTDEETSYASKASQIIATNLLKSYNDIDGNQVHSPLGVTTMLAILAEATQGDTYDEFYKVLGYPKERTSLRNSFKTILSKYQTKILGAEPSFQTWLYIYRNFTARDEFKQLVRDNYYVDVKDISRDEFDAFEPDRFIDLDGTTSNSKDVIGFETLKRLKIDDDDDDDTHGLGFTTVGSYTDNYGEEFIEKETSKFDRFVDDKQYVEKPQIIEEIKKEQQQQQQPEEAQTENDLKATTTAQINNEEEETKQPALELNEKIENLDEKPVADASSITSNDDNNVGVLDSKDQTKREDDLNLEENETVQENEKVLKTYKEDEETDAEATGKLLIPIQEVLESNEPEKVTLPLQKLETVLDEASKGSPAEIMMALETHVSSARSAFSGRSLFRRDDITSALSANSITGRDIGSKTKMLLFNGLYFRGNWATEFKEEREVDEFFFMTSEDAMKTPMMHARGKFYVADMDNLNAKIVCLPYENQKYSLMIVLPNDLEGLHSVISKLEPSDLKMAKHQMKEQELHIVLPKFQIEETSRSESMLKSLGLTKLFSRNDADLSLLSEDRDLHVDEIVQFVNVRIDEGGSSNIALSASNTQARDNESLEKIEINHPFAYFVMDCEKDFVLVSGKVHAPEVQDELPLSIEVEFEKA